The Eremothecium cymbalariae DBVPG#7215 chromosome 8, complete sequence genome has a window encoding:
- the MRX19 gene encoding Mrx19p (similar to Ashbya gossypii ADR104C), whose protein sequence is MKTAVRSLSISYKRLEGERRRIQEYLLDPLKIVVIPVTTRKSFFYFKHTEDYLNTGNRFIRYERKVADKASATWRKMEESRNMITVRIVGWINLLLAQISWMERSLASFPSESNLLKCARSTTGSKKHVRIVSVGHAVENTEREKQLENCTPSPVHVYYPSSAMSKDSLVIQLTQFWKEGQSYHLKYLFYCLLALPLTIPIALVPLLPNVPGFYLLYRAYCNYKAYVGAKHLESLATSNSRPLAFIDLKEYSDIMSAVAQPKHTKGKAAAAAASERMVLNEPLLHRVLDNLELHELRRDLAKAIAQENRRLDAAGRPTKRKEKSL, encoded by the coding sequence ATGAAGACTGCGGTGCGAAGCTTGTCGATCTCGTACAAGCGGTTGGAAGGCGAACGGAGGCGTATACAGGAGTATTTGCTTGATCCTTTGAAGATTGTTGTTATTCCTGTGACTACCAGGAAGAGTTTTTTTTACTTCAAGCACACGGAGGACTACTTGAACACCGGTAATCGGTTTATTCGGTATGAGCGGAAGGTGGCTGACAAGGCTAGTGCAACTTGGCGTAAGATGGAGGAGTCGCGTAATATGATCACGGTGCGGATAGTGGGATGGAtaaatttgttgttggCGCAGATATCGTGGATGGAACGGTCGCTTGCGAGCTTCCCATCCGAGTCGAATCTTCTGAAGTGTGCGCGGTCAACGACGGGGTCGAAGAAGCATGTGAGGATAGTAAGCGTAGGACATGCCGTGGAGAACACCGAGAGAGAGAagcaattggaaaattGCACTCCAAGTCCGGTGCATGTGTATTATCCAAGTAGTGCGATGTCGAAGGATAGCCTTGTCATACAGCTGACTCAGTTTTGGAAGGAGGGCCAAAGCTACCACTTGAAGTACTTGTTTTACTGTCTGCTTGCGTTGCCACTTACGATACCGATTGCGCTGGTCCCGCTTCTGCCTAATGTGCCTGGTTTCTATTTATTGTATCGTGCTTACTGCAACTACAAAGCCTACGTTGGCGCTAAGCATCTAGAATCGTTGGCCACAAGTAACTCCCGGCCGCTGGCGTTCATTGACCTCAAAGAATATTCTGATATAATGTCTGCAGTTGCGCAACCCAAACATACCAAGGGCaaggctgctgctgctgctgccagCGAGAGAATGGTGCTAAACGAACCGTTACTGCATAGGGTTCTCGACAACCTAGAGCTCCACGAGCTACGGCGGGACTTGGCCAAAGCCATCGCACAAGAAAACCGGAGGCTGGACGCAGCAGGGCGACCTACCAAGAGAAAGGAAAAATCCCTCTAA
- the CDC53 gene encoding cullin CDC53 (similar to Ashbya gossypii ADR106W), translated as MSDKLPRADDLDATWNFVEPGIGQILGRDEAPSVGRVQKVLSATMYMDVYTAIYNYCVNKSRSTGHFQSDVSQRQSNQSSILIGGEIYEKLKTYLHDYVVGLQKEEYESFLQFYLRHWKRFTIGAIFLNHAFDYMNRYWVQKERSDGKRNIFDVNTLCLITWKQVMFDKNCKGLVEEILQQLTYQRDGKIVNQTDITTAIKSFVALGIDPSDLKKLNLNVYIQNFESEFLNSTRDYYRKMSQEYLQSHSVTDYIFEAHSRIAEEESKMVLYLDDHTKKPLSDTLNEVLITERAEELKKEFILLLKSRDENKISTLYKLMQRDFSLLPELAKSFEEHVKEVGHSEVSYLLHKHKEAQNLDTGKKPVALPPRDYIKTLIDVYTIFSKISQECFKNDSLFTKAVDNASRYYINNNEFALAPGSSKNATSKTPEMLAKYSDQLLKRSKIGTDSDTDMSVDEIMKIFKFLTDKDAFEYHYRKNFAKRLIHGTSTSEEDEELVIQRLQSENSMEYTGKITKMFQDVRLSKQLDQEFDKLVKSEADYSKEKYPEFQPFVLAETMWPFPYQEVDFKLPQELVSEHFKLVDLYVKKHSGRVLKWLWPLSRGELRADIGRPGRPPFYFTVTLFQMSIILMFNRNDMLTFEQIQEGTNLTTQHIIFSMIPFIKMKLLQQTPPGLDNMGQPGTQYKLNTPYKLAKSKVNFAAGVKGDIGLSMPGKPDSLDSENIDKELNKERQLFLEACIVRIMKAKRRLPHATLVNECIAESHQRFNAKVSLIKKAIDNLISKEYLQRSDDGESYDYLA; from the coding sequence ATGAGTGACAAACTACCTAGGGCAGATGATTTGGATGCCACATGGAATTTCGTGGAACCAGGTATCGGGCAGATCTTGGGCCGAGATGAAGCCCCTTCTGTTGGTAGAGTCCAAAAAGTACTATCCGCTACGATGTACATGGATGTTTATACAGCAATTTATAACTACTGTGTTAACAAGTCGCGGTCAACAGGACATTTCCAATCGGATGTATCTCAAAGACAGTCGAATCAATCTTCGATTCTAATTGGTGGTGAAATTTATGAAAAGTTAAAGACTTATCTACATGATTATGTTGTTGGTTTACAGAAGGAAGAGTATGAGTCGTTTTTGCAATTTTATCTAAGACACTGGAAAAGGTTTACGATTGGCgctatatttttgaatcatGCCTTTGATTATATGAATAGATACTGGGTGcagaaagaaagaagtGACGGgaaaaggaatatatttgatgttAATACTCTTTGTTTAATAACATGGAAGCAGGTGATGTTTGATAAGAATTGCAAGGGGCTAGTTGAGGAAATACTACAACAGTTGACGTACCAACGAGACGGCAAAATTGTCAATCAGACAGATATTACAACGGCTatcaaatcttttgttgCATTGGGTATCGATCCTTCtgatttaaagaaattgaacTTGAATGtttatattcaaaattttgaatcaGAGTTTTTGAACAGTACCAGAGATTACTACAGAAAGATGTCCCAGGAGTATTTACAATCACACAGCGTAACGGACTATATATTCGAGGCACATTCGAGGATTGCGGAAGAGGAGAGTAAAATGGTCTTATATTTAGATGATCATACCAAGAAGCCACTATCTGACACTTTAAATGAAGTACTAATCACAGAACGTGCcgaagaattaaaaaaggagTTCATATTATTGCTGAAATCCAGggatgaaaataaaatttctaCCCTCTATAAGTTAATGCAAAGGGACTTTTCGTTATTACCGGAGCTTGCAAAATCATTTGAGGAACACGTTAAAGAGGTTGGTCATTCGGAAGTCAGTTATTTGTTACATAAACATAAAGAAGCCCAAAATTTGGATACTGGCAAGAAACCCGTGGCATTGCCACCAAGAGATTACATCAAAACTTTGATTGACGTCTATACcattttctcaaaaatttcCCAGGAATGTTTCAAGAATGATTCTTTGTTTACTAAAGCCGTTGACAACGCATCTCGTTATTACATTAATAACAATGAGTTTGCTCTAGCTCCCGGTTCTTCTAAGAACGCCACATCTAAGACCCCGGAAATGTTGGCCAAATACAGTGACCAGCTATTAAAGAGGAGTAAAATTGGTACTGACAGTGATACAGATATGTCTGTGGATGAAATTATGAAGATCTTTAAATTCTTGACTGACAAGGACGCCTTTGAGTATCATTACAGAAAGAACTTCGCCAAAAGGCTAATCCATGGCACATCTACATccgaagaagatgaagaattagtGATTCAAAGGTTACAAAGTGAGAACAGCATGGAATATACAGGCAAGATAACAAAAATGTTTCAAGATGTTAGACTATCTAAACAACTCGATCAGGAGTTTGATAAGTTGGTGAAAAGTGAAGCGGACtattccaaagaaaaatatccaGAGTTCCAACCATTTGTTCTTGCAGAAACTATGTGGCCGTTCCCTTACCAGGAAGTTGATTTCAAACTACCCCAAGAGCTAGTTTCAGAACATTTTAAACTAGTTGATCTATATGTCAAAAAACACAGTGGCAGAGTACTAAAGTGGTTGTGGCCGTTATCCCGTGGTGAACTTAGGGCCGATATTGGTAGACCAGGAAGGCCCCCATTCTATTTCACAGTCACATTGTTTCAAATGTCCATTATATTAATGTTTAACAGAAACGACATGTTGACATTCGAGCAAATCCAAGAGGGTACCAACTTAACTACACAACACATAATCTTTTCCATGATTCCATTCATTAAGATGAAACTACTACAGCAAACGCCACCTGGCTTGGATAATATGGGTCAACCAGGAACCCAGTACAAACTGAATACACCATATAAGTTGGCAAAAAGCAAGGTAAATTTCGCAGCCGGTGTAAAAGGAGATATAGGTCTTTCCATGCCTGGCAAGCCTGATAGTCTAGACTCCGAAAACATCGACAAAGAATTAAATAAAGAGCGACAACTTTTCCTAGAAGCCTGTATTGTCAGAATAATGAAAGCTAAAAGACGTCTTCCTCATGCAACCTTGGTCAATGAATGTATCGCAGAATCCCATCAACGATTCAATGCCAAGGTTTCACTCATTAAAAAAGCCATTGACAACTTAATCAGTAAAGAATATCTCCAGAGAAGTGATGACGGCGAGTCATATGACTACCTAGCATAA
- a CDS encoding uncharacterized protein (similar to Ashbya gossypii ADR101W), with protein MSSFKEFLPHTVGFVLDNEDITFPSYVPTNVQSLPHTSNGIRQLVIEKQNQRVFPTYNRLLDRMEDALVRWRPPASSHVGSSLAIHGTHPYQKDFSEPKAIGKDLTESIEQMKQMFQQCWNKDSGGHGEVVEDNDDTLSDYSLPPAASGEDVSPKCRGLCFDTLSTSRRTPVAFPIRASVATPRSAPVEDIENTLNTYKFPVPSYYLPPTLQRQRQQDNHESLQLQLPGSQRQHAGAGAGAGVADLEHQSSWHTWCLFWKDFWFDLNNLLVCHIEEDLY; from the coding sequence ATGTCATCTTTCAAGGAATTTTTGCCACACACGGTTGGTTTTGTACTTGACAATGAGGACATAACGTTTCCTAGTTATGTGCCCACGAATGTGCAGTCTCTCCCGCACACCTCGAATGGGATTAGGCAGTTGGTGATTGAAAAGCAGAATCAGCGGGTGTTCCCCACGTACAATAGGTTGTTGGATAGGATGGAGGATGCTTTGGTGCGGTGGAGGCCTCCGGCGTCGTCTCATGTTGGGTCGTCCCTTGCGATCCACGGGACGCATCCATACCAGAAGGATTTCAGTGAGCCCAAGGCAATTGGCAAGGATCTTACGGAGTCCATCGAGCAGATGAAGCAGATGTTCCAGCAATGCTGGAACAAGGACAGTGGCGGGCATGGGGAGGTTGTTGAGGATAATGACGATACGTTGAGCGATTATTCCCTTCCGCCAGCGGCTTCCGGGGAGGATGTCAGTCCCAAATGTAGGGGTCTGTGTTTTGACACACTTTCTACAAGTAGACGGACGCCGGTTGCGTTCCCAATCCGGGCGAGTGTTGCAACGCCACGTTCTGCGCCTGTAGAGGACATCGAAAATACTCTAAACACGTATAAATTCCCTGTCCCGTCGTACTACCTCCCACCAACGCTACAGCGCCAACGACAGCAGGATAACCACGAATcgctgcagctgcagctgccCGGTTCCCAGCGCCAGCACGCTGGCGCCGGCGCTGGCGCCGGCGTGGCCGATCTAGAACACCAATCCAGCTGGCATACCTGGTGTCTGTTCTGGAAAGATTTCTGGTTCGACTTGAACAACTTGCTAGTCTGCCACATAGAAGAGGATTTATACTAG
- the SRF1 gene encoding phospholipase D regulator (similar to Ashbya gossypii ADR105W), with amino-acid sequence MPAEGSREEDEHSSVTRSGSANWKVQKKASATQILAHGRDSEEGEDDGVRATSLNAYSLKPTTVPPFALDAQFKRLKLKDSLGQSNDMVSINAQHFKDPFLVSYDAQWNEFVNTIDAEGGHGKRRKQVSLHSQPQSGFSNSSSSSSSSPIRTEKLRAILEQSGNRHSNSGILTDLESNWGGEERLNAIFEAPILHDYEFKDQKDRNEWTKYISQLKHFYYGSIFRGTNEAHQGQIDPSDDDEVGRLQAFVDRHKLEFRRKKQYWLQFEQRKKQQWGPSLKKLLLDSQYLPLSFRLIIVILTCVALGLAVRIFQNSHNRLSDRTTVDVQQQPSTIMAIVVNTTAIIYLVYIAYDEFSGKPLGLRNPLGKMRLILLDLLFIIFSSANLSLAFNTLYDKTWVCTNTDDPSSVPKIDYICRKQRALSAFLFLVVIMWVITFTISILRVVERVSSLSPR; translated from the coding sequence ATGCCAGCAGAAGGTTCTAGGGAAGAGGATGAGCATTCATCGGTGACCAGATCAGGTTCAGCTAACTGGAAAGTCCAGAAGAAGGCGTCTGCGACGCAGATACTTGCACACGGAAGAGATTCAGAGGAAGGGGAAGATGATGGGGTGAGGGCTACGAGCTTGAATGCTTACTCTTTGAAGCCCACGACGGTTCCGCCATTTGCATTAGACGCCCAATTTAAACGtttgaaattgaaggaTTCCCTAGGGCAGTCGAATGATATGGTTAGTATCAATGCACAGCATTTCAAAGATCCATTTTTGGTTTCGTACGATGCTCAATGGAATGAGTTTGTGAATACTATCGATGCTGAGGGTGGGCACGGGAAACGGCGCAAGCAAGTATCTCTTCATTCGCAGCCTCAGAGCGGGTTTAGCAATTCTTCAAGTAGCAGTAGTTCGTCGCCTATTCGAACAGAGAAGTTGCGGGCGATTTTAGAGCAATCTGGCAACCGTCACTCCAACTCGGGCATACTCACAGACTTGGAAAGCAATTGGGGGGGCGAAGAGAGGCTCAATGCGATATTTGAGGCGCCCATTCTTCACGATTACGAGTTTAAGGACCAGAAGGATAGAAATGAGTGGACCAAGTACATAAGTCAATTGAAACATTTCTATTACGGAAGCATATTCAGGGGAACTAATGAAGCTCACCAAGGCCAAATAGATCCCAGCGACGATGATGAGGTTGGAAGGTTACAAGCTTTTGTAGACAGACACAAGCTTGAGTTTCGACGCAAGAAACAATACTGGTTGCAATTCGAACAACGCAAGAAACAGCAATGGGGACCCAGcctaaaaaaattgttatTAGACAGCCAATATTTGCCGCTTTCATTCCGACTTATAATAGTCATACTCACCTGTGTTGCCCTTGGGCTTGCGGTTAgaatattccaaaattccCACAACAGGCTGTCTGACAGGACTACAGTGGACGTTCAGCAACAGCCTAGCACCATCATGGCAATCGTGGTGAACACAACTGCCATAATATACTTGGTCTATATTGCATACGATGAATTCTCTGGCAAACCCCTTGGTCTACGGAACCCTCTAGGAAAAATGCGCTTAATCCTCCTAGAtcttctcttcatcatcttctctAGTGCTAACTTATCCCTCGCCTTTAACACACTATACGACAAGACATGGGTATGCACTAACACTGACGACCCATCAAGTGTCCCAAAAATTGACTACATATGCCGAAAACAACGTGCCTTGTCTGcctttttattcttagTTGTTATTATGTGGGTTATTACTTTCACCATTAGTATTCTAAGGGTTGTAGAAAGGGTGAGTTCGCTTTCACCCAGATAG
- the RDI1 gene encoding Rdi1p (similar to Ashbya gossypii ADR098C) codes for MPEEQEFSQFDDADPRINYKVRAKKTLEEYKQLDAEDESLAKWKESLGLSNDILPLEFPGDKRKVVIKSINLLVDTEAEPITFDLATEESIKQLASIRYKIKEKAVYKLKITFKVQHEIITGLRYVQYIKKAGISVDKIDDHLGSYAPNTETKPFYEVELPESEAPSGFIGRGCYSAVSKFIDDDQTNHLTLNWSVEIVKK; via the coding sequence ATGCCAGAGGAACAGGAATTCAGCCAatttgatgatgctgaCCCTAGAATAAACTATAAGGTAAGAGCTAAGAAGACTCTCGAGGAATACAAACAGTTGGATGCGGAAGATGAGTCCCTTGCCAAATGGAAAGAGTCTCTTGGGTTGTCCAATGATATTCTTCCACTAGAGTTCCCGGGTGATAAGCGTAAGGTTGTAATCAAATCCATCAACCTACTTGTCGATACCGAGGCTGAACCGATTACTTTCGATCTAGCTACCGAAGAGTCCATTAAGCAGTTGGCCTCTATAAGATACAAGATCAAGGAGAAAGCCGTTTACAAATTGAAAATCACTTTCAAAGTGCAGCATGAAATTATCACTGGTCTGAGATATGTTCAGTACATTAAGAAGGCAGGTATTTCAGTGGATAAGATTGATGATCACCTGGGCTCCTATGCACCTAACACCGAAACGAAGCCCTTTTATGAAGTAGAATTGCCAGAGAGTGAGGCGCCTTCAGGTTTCATAGGAAGAGGTTGTTATAGCGCAGTTTCcaaatttattgatgatgaccAGACCAATCATTTAACGTTGAATTGGTCCGTCGAAATTGTCAAGAAATGA
- the PPH22 gene encoding phosphoprotein phosphatase 2A catalytic subunit PPH22 (similar to Ashbya gossypii ADR099C) produces the protein MDIDNDVPMKDAMEDHLDQAIDEDSGGGSVTYFNNVSWRSVSGIADSKSSKPLELTASNINQLDQWIEHLSKCQVLSEEDVGKLCRMAVDVLQFEGNVQPVSVPVTICGDVHGQFHDLIELFKIGGPCPDTNYLFMGDYVDRGYYSVETVSYLVAMKVRYPNRITILRGNHESRQITQVYGFYDECLRKYGSANVWKMFTDLFDYFPITALVDNKIFCLHGGLSPMIETIDQVRELNRVQEVPHEGPMCDLLWSDPDDRGGWGISPRGAGFTFGQDISEQFNHTNDLSLIARAHQLVMDGYAWSHQQSVVTIFSAPNYCYRCGNQAAIMEVDENHNRQFLQYDPSVRPGEPTVSRKTPDYFL, from the coding sequence ATGGATATAGATAACGATGTACCAATGAAGGACGCGATGGAGGACCATTTGGATCAAGCTATTGACGAGGATTCAGGCGGGGGGTCTGTTACTTATTTCAATAATGTAAGTTGGCGTAGTGTTTCGGGGATAGCAGACAGCAAGTCGTCGAAGCCGCTAGAGCTCACGGCATCGAATATAAATCAATTAGACCAGTGGATAGAGCACTTGTCGAAGTGCCAGGTGCTTTCTGAGGAGGATGTGGGGAAGTTGTGCAGGATGGCTGTGGATGTGTTACAGTTTGAGGGAAATGTGCAGCCGGTTAGCGTGCCGGTAACGATATGTGGTGACGTGCACGGTCAGTTTCACGACTTGATAGAGTTGTTCAAGATTGGGGGTCCGTGTCCGGACACGAACTATTTGTTTATGGGTGATTATGTTGATCGTGGGTATTACAGTGTTGAGACGGTGTCGTACTTGGTGGCGATGAAGGTGCGGTATCCCAATAGAATCACGATTTTAAGAGGCAATCACGAGTCTAGGCAGATCACGCAGGTATACGGGTTCTACGATGAATGTTTAAGAAAATACGGCAGTGCCAATGTGTGGAAGATGTTCACAGACTTGTTCGACTATTTCCCGATCACCGCATTGGTAGATAACAAAATCTTTTGTCTCCATGGAGGTCTCTCCCCGATGATCGAGACGATAGATCAGGTTCGTGAGTTGAATAGGGTGCAAGAGGTTCCCCACGAGGGGCCTATGTGTGATTTGTTATGGTCGGATCCTGATGACAGAGGTGGCTGGGGGATTAGCCCTCGTGGTGCGGGTTTCACTTTTGGTCAAGACATTAGCGAACAGTTCAATCATACCAATGACCTATCGTTGATTGCAAGAGCCCACCAGCTAGTTATGGATGGTTATGCATGGTCCCACCAGCAAAGTGTTGTCACAATATTCAGTGCTCCAAACTACTGTTATAGATGTGGTAATCAAGCGGCAATCATGGAAGTCGATGAAAACCACAACAGACAGTTTTTGCAATATGACCCATCTGTAAGGCCTGGTGAACCTACTGTTAGTCGGAAAACCCCTGACTACTTCTTGTAG
- the VMA1 gene encoding H(+)-transporting V1 sector ATPase subunit A (similar to Ashbya gossypii ADR102W) — protein sequence MAGAIENARKEIKRISLEDHGESEYGQIYSVSGPVVVAEDMIGCAMYELVKVGHDNLVGEVIRIDGDKATIQVYEETAGVTIGDPVLRTGKPLSVELGPGLMETIYDGIQRPLKAIRDISQSIYIPRGIDTPSLSRDVKWQFTPGKLGVGDHISGGDIFGSIYENSLLEDHKILLPPRARGTITWIAPAGEYTVDENVLEVEFDGGKYSYSMYHTWPVRVQRPVAEKLSADHPLLTGQRVLDSLFPCVQGGTTCIPGAFGCGKTVISQSLSKYSNSDAIIYVGCFGEGTEVLMADGSIKAIENVKIGEYVMGQHGQSQEVMALPRGREVMYTVKDVSSKHAYVCNASHKLVVETPSSIKVSSQSGGILSVKYFGMCYEHTEDGRVIEQCKQFTKSFTCIEELQQFCSQQPTENFKWTVEARDVENMDPAVREATFQLVCPILYEGHQLAQYLATQKNGLPSEAATILAYFLGLWSGNQSNEIEVTAEVFSRLQGAVELLGLHVKRQQGVSKSIRLSLKNSIMADVIAKFGFTNAGEKTIPSFLRSESITSRECFLAGLVDAAGSVNEATGDLAAVISLPRSSLEGASKVAGSLGLEIKLEPGFLKICGGSALQSVLSICGTVAVEKPEHVVRKPKHLKFIVEKMTEDNYFGITLPEDSDRVFLLNNQVLVHNCGERGNEMAEVLMEFPELFTEVNGRKEPIMKRTTLVANTSNMPVAAREASIYTGITLAEYFRDQGKHVSMIADSSSRWAEALREISGRLGEMPADQGFPAYLGAKLASFYERAGKAVALGSPNRVGSVSIVAAVSPAGGDFSDPVTTATLGITQVFWGLDKKLAQRKHFPSINTSVSYSKYTNALNKYYDANYPELPALRTRIREILSNAEELEQVVQLVGKSALSDSDKIVLDVANLIKEDFLQQNGYSTYDAFCPIWKTYDMMKAFVSYYEEAQKSVSNGANWAKLTDITSDVKHAVSSSKFLEPSRGQQEVHAEFEKLFATIQERFAESTD from the coding sequence atgGCTGGAGCTATAGAAAACGCTCGTAAGGAAATCAAGAGGATCTCTTTGGAGGATCATGGGGAGTCAGAGTATGGGCAGATTTATTCTGTTTCTGGGCCTGTGGTTGTTGCGGAGGATATGATTGGGTGTGCTATGTACGAGTTGGTGAAGGTTGGACATGATAATTTGGTTGGAGAGGTTATTAGGATTGACGGGGACAAGGCGACGATCCAGGTGTATGAGGAGACAGCAGGAGTTACCATTGGGGATCCTGTTTTGAGGACTGGGAAGCCGCTTTCTGTGGAGTTGGGTCCTGGTTTAATGGAGACGATCTATGATGGGATCCAGAGGCCGTTGAAGGCGATTAGGGATATATCTCAATCGATTTATATACCTCGAGGGATTGATACGCCTTCTTTGAGTAGAGATGTCAAGTGGCAGTTTACGCCAGGCAAGCTTGGTGTTGGAGATCATATCTCTGGTGGTGATATCTTCGGGTCTATATATGAGAATTCCTTGTTAGAGGATCATAAGATTTTGTTGCCTCCTAGGGCTAGAGGTACCATTACTTGGATCGCACCTGCAGGAGAATAtactgttgatgaaaatgtGTTGGAAGTTGAGTTTGACGGGGGGAAATATTCGTATTCTATGTACCATACGTGGCCTGTTCGTGTTCAGAGGCCTGTTGCTGAGAAGTTGTCAGCAGATCATCCGTTATTGACAGGACAGAGAGTCTTGGACTCGTTATTTCCATGTGTGCAAGGTGGTACTACGTGTATTCCAGGTGCTTTTGGGTGCGGTAAGACTGTTATTTCTCAGTCTTTGTCTAAATACTCCAACTCAGATGCCATCATATATGTCGGTTGTTTTGGCGAGGGAACCGAGGTGTTGATGGCTGATGGCTCTATCAAAGCAATTGAGAATGTTAAGATTGGCGAATACGTTATGGGTCAGCATGGACAGTCTCAAGAGGTTATGGCTCTACCAAGAGGTCGTGAGGTTATGTACACTGTCAAAGACGTTTCCTCTAAACATGCATATGTTTGTAATGCTAGCCATAAATTGGTTGTTGAAACTCCAAGTTCTATAAAAGTTAGCTCTCAAAGTGGCGGCATTCTTTCTGTTAAATATTTCGGCATGTGTTACGAGCATACTGAAGATGGTAGAGTAATTGAACAGTGCAAACAGTTTACTAAATCATTTACTTGTATCGAGGAATTGCAGCAATTTTGTTCGCAGCAACCAACAGAGAATTTTAAATGGACTGTTGAAGCTAGAGACGTTGAAAATATGGATCCTGCTGTCCGTGAAGCCACCTTCCAGTTGGTCTGTCCAATTCTATATGAAGGCCATCAACTTGCGCAATACCTGGCTACGCAAAAAAACGGTCTTCCTAGTGAAGCCGCTACTATCTTGGCTTATTTCTTGGGTCTGTGGTCTGGTAACCAATCTAACGAGATAGAAGTCACAGCTGAAGTATTTTCACGTTTGCAAGGTGCTGTGGAGCTATTGGGCTTGCATGTAAAGAGACAACAAGGTGTTTCCAAATCTATAAGATTGAGCTTGAAGAATTCGATAATGGCAGATGTTATCGCCAAATTCGGATTCACCAACGCAGGAGAGAAAACTATCCCATCCTTTTTGCGATCCGAATCGATCACCTCTAGGGAATGCTTTTTAGCGGGATTGGTTGATGCTGCAGGTTCTGTCAACGAAGCAACTGGTGATTTGGCAGCAGTCATTAGTCTGCCACGGTCATCTCTAGAAGGAGCCTCAAAAGTTGCAGGTTCCCTAGGTTTGGAGATAAAGCTAGAGCCTGGATTCCTTAAAATTTGTGGAGGTTCTGCTCTACAATCTGTTCTCAGTATTTGTGGAACAGTTGCAGTTGAAAAACCAGAACATGTTGTGCGTAAACCTAAacatttgaagtttatcGTCGAGAAGATGACAGAAGATAACTACTTTGGTATTACTCTACCAGAAGACTCTGATCGTGTATTTCTATTGAACAATCAGGTATTGGTCCACAACTGTGGTGAGCGTGGTAATGAAATGGCTGAGGTCTTGATGGAATTCCCAGAGTTGTTTACTGAGGTGAATGGTAGGAAGGAGCCAATCATGAAGCGTACGACCTTGGTAGCTAATACATCCAACATGCCTGTCGCCGCCAGAGAAGCGTCTATCTACACCGGTATTACTTTAGCCGAATACTTCAGAGACCAAGGCAAGCATGTTTCCATGATTGCGGATTCTTCTTCCAGATGGGCCGAAGCCTTGAGAGAAATTTCGGGACGTTTAGGTGAAATGCCTGCAGACCAAGGTTTCCCTGCTTATCTAGGTGCTAAGTTAGCCTCCTTCTATGAAAGAGCAGGTAAAGCTGTGGCATTGGGATCCCCTAACCGTGTTGGATCGGTTTCCATTGTTGCAGCGGTGTCTCCAGCAGGTGGTGATTTCTCCGATCCAGTTACCACGGCTACATTAGGTATCACACAGGTTTTCTGGGGGTTGGATAAGAAATTGGCACAGAGAAAACATTTCCCATCCATTAACACATCTGTttcatattccaaatacaCCAATGCTTTGAACAAGTACTACGACGCGAACTATCCAGAACTACCTGCATTGAGGACTCGTATTAGAGAGATCTTGTCCAACGCAGAAGAGTTAGAGCAGGTGGTGCAATTGGTGGGTAAATCGGCATTATCTGATAGTGATAAAATTGTTCTAGACGTTGCCAACTTAATAAAAGAAGACTTCTTGCAGCAAAATGGATACTCCACCTACGATGCTTTCTGTCCAATCTGGAAGACCTACGATATGATGAAAGCGTTCGTGTCTTACTATGAAGAAGCTCAAAAAAGTGTCTCCAATGGCGCTAACTGGGCAAAGTTGACTGATATTACTAGTGACGTTAAGCACGCTGTCTCCTCATCCAAGTTTTTAGAGCCCAGCAGAGGTCAACAAGAAGTGCACGCAGAGTTTGAAAAGCTGTTTGCCACAATCCAGGAACGCTTTGCTGAGTCCACCGATTGA